The genomic DNA CTTTGGTCGAAGTTCAGGCGCTCCATACCATTTCCTAAGCTTAGGACCGCCttaaaacaagagaaaacacacacaacagTATGGTACAaagactcaattttttttttggttcagacAAAAAGGCTTCacctttaaaaccaaaattcaaattcCCATGAAACTGAAGATACCTTCGATATAATCGAGAATCTGATCCACAAAACTGATTTTCTTCTTAGCCAAACAACGAACAAGAGAACGTTTTCCAGATGTTATCACAATTCCACATTTAGCTTCTGAGACCTGATTCGAAGAAGTAGAGAAGAGTAACGAAGGTCCTTGGCTGAGGAGAGATGAAGGTAGAGAAGTACCCGCCATGTCTGCTACTGCAAAGATAAGGTTTCCGTTTCGTCCTCACCTTTACACAGTTACACTACAGTCCTTACTGTAATGTTAATGTAACCCTCTAGAAGAAAACGAGGTTCTCTACACCGGGGGTCCTTTCTTATGATTATTGTGGCGCTTTATCTACGTGCCAGGTGTCCGAATTCCAGGCCTTTCATTTTTGCAACCTTATCTCAACGTTCTTCTGTTGATAAGATAAAAAGGTTGGgactttctcttcttcgagaAAATGTTTTGCTTCGctagtttctaatttttgttcaCTTTTTTTGTGATCTAATGTTTTCGTTTGATTAGATCTATATTCCTTATTCAATAATCTTTCTTGATTGTTTTGCTTCTCTACTTGAAGGAAGCAATGgcatataaatttttatttaaacttccTCGTAACAAAACGTTTTTGTGAATTGTTGCTAGTTTTCTTTTAGCATTGATCCATCTCTACTCAAATCCTCACACCAGATTTGATGGTATAAGAGGATCCAATGACAATGCTTATAGTGTAAAATGGAGTTTATAGTCTCTCTGAACTATCTATTACCAAGTTCTTGGGAGTTCGGAAGCACCTTACATCTTTGACATTTGTCCTACTCTTAACTCTACTGATGGTTGAAAAAATCTGTTTGGAATTTCTAAGCTTTTCTATGACTATTATTTTTTGATTGCGCGTTCATATTTCAGTTTAAGATTTACTAAAGTTGATGTGTTTTGATGTTAACTACTTAGTCCCACAAcattgtttaatatataattcagCATAACTAGTACAATGGTAACTTGGTGCTATTGCTTACCATCATgatgtgtttgtgtttagttttgtCTTTTCCAAGTTTCCATTGTAGGAGAAGCATGTCTAGCTACTAATGCAAAAGGAGAAGTAAAGTCCAAAACGAGGGTTAAAGGACATTTGTTTAGCAACAAATGCTTGTAAATTGTACTGTATTTCTAGTTTTATCTGTGAAGGACCAAGATTGTTTTTCAAACCAAACTATCATGTGCTCCctctttttcaaattattagTTACATATTCTAACATTTGTTTTGTAACTACCAATTTCCTTATTCTTGTTAATTGTctctgaacttttttttcttatggtgGACTTTAAAAATTGGaagtgaaaattaaaaataaagtaataattaaatcTGGACTAGCCAAAACGGAGAAACACCCACCTTACACATTCTTCTTGTAAATCTGGAAATTAGGCCTGGACATTCGGTTTAGTTGTATTCGCTTTCAATTAGTTTGGATATAGGAATATAAtaatcatttgaatattttagaaatttcggttagattcggtttggtttcttttggttcggttttggttcgGTTAGTTGAAGAGATAActataactaacataaattataatgaaattaaccaaataaatctaatataaccaaccaaaaataactgaatataatcaaaattaaccaaaacaacattacaaaaatataaaagggggaaaaatattgatccgattttacaaaatagtatttatttttattaaattcaaaataataacttttaaatatattgattatttaaagtatttaattgttttgaatgtagaaataattaatattttaagtttattttatagttttgcctaatattaagtatattatTTTGGGTATAATCTAGACTTTTgtatatttcggttaaccatttaattgtcggttcggtttggtttcggttagTTTAAACATAGgattttactaaccattcggttATTGGAGGAActtcggttcggttttggtttgatttttttcggttcggatcggtcggttatttagttaccggttattttgcccagctcTACTGGAAATAACCAAAGGAGGGTGTATTGAATttggtattttaaaagattttagagtattcttaaaatcatttgttattcaattgatgatttttaaaaatcttttaaaatcctatgttattcaacttagatttatgtaaaatcatttaaaataatatacaatctcttgttattcaatcaatgatttataaaacttacttgaaatctcttgttatttgttattcaaaatattacaacttttttaaaaacttctactttgaatgattctaagagattttgatttgttttttagttgaaaatacTCTGCCTCAAAATCATACCTTTTGAAGTAGAATTGTAcaggaatttataaaaaaaaactgtatttcctgaaaaatcaaaattgaaacataAACAGTCTCACCTCATCACGTCTTCTTCCCCACTCCTCCGCTCCAATCCCACCACCGGCAAATTCTATTGCTTCCTCTCTCTTATTTTGCATTTTGCATTAGGTAACATACACGTAATAAGTTTGTCCCTTGttctcattcttttttgttttattctaataactgaaagaaaaaaaaaaacaaacgtaaTAAGTTTTTACTGCTTTTTGTCCCTCtgttttgtcatcttcttcttcttcttgtgttttttttttttatttttattttcttcatcttcttctcagtaactccttttttttttgctgatgtATGGTTGctactctctgtttttgttagacttaatgagctcttatttattgtttttggttaaacTCCTCTGCTCTTTTCTTTGCAAGTTACAACAAATCTTATCCACATTAAACTCTTGTCACCTCAAAAACAATACACAATACTGCACAACAAGCAACACACATGTAAACCAATCTCCTAAGCTTACTTCTCATCAATCTAATCCCTTGTTAatccagaaaaataaaaccatgGAACATAAGATTGTTTTGGTAGGCTATGTTTTCCATGTGATGATCATGATGGGATGGTGGTGTTTCTTTGCTATTATCATCGCTAATGCTATTGTGATTGGACGGCGTATTACCGTAGATATTGtcgttgaagttgttgttgtgatgGTAATGATTGTGGTTGTTGTGTACGTAGTCGCTGAAGACAGATGTGAATTGCTCGTCATTAGACCTGTCAAAATGGTGGTTTCCGACGCTGGAGGCAGGTGGTGCAAGGTAAGCGATGAATTCGCTGATTGAACAACGGTAAGCCTCATGacaattttttagttttgttataaagacaattttttagttttgttataaagtaccctaaaatctctcaaaatctaattataaaatttcaccaaatcacaaagtatttatataaaaatatataaaaactctaacAAATAATCAGAAATCTTCTAAAAACCAATCAAATCttgcaaaaacctaaaatattcaaatcccACCAAATCtcttaggggggtgtattcaacttgacattttaagtgatttgtgtgaaatttacaaattatatgttattcaatcatgaattttaaaaagtctattaaaatccactgttattgaactgatgatttaaaaatctactttaaaatcaattaaaatcacttgttattgaactgatgatttaaaaatctactttaaaatccactgttattcaaaacagttttgtggattaggattttaataatttttaggattccgaaggattctggaggatttgtttagttaaaaatacagaaatccaaatctcatggttttaggtgggatttgaaagaattttacagaaaatcatatgaatttctctaaaatctatcaaaattctaaatttcttaaatcccatcaaattcttcaaaatcatggtttgaatacaccccccttaaaATACAAGTTCAATACCTCCCTCAAAATTGTAAAATCAGCCGACGTGCATTGCTGGTCTAGATATATCATCCGACACGGCGTTCTTTGTACACCTGAACCAAAACGGAGCGTAGTTTACTCTGTTTTGGCATATCCAGCTATATTAAGCTATTTACTGACGTGTCAATACCGGACCAAGCTGCTTGACATATGTATCACGTACGGATTCCaaatcagaaaataaagattttgagtTAATAAAACGCTTTGGAGTCCGGGACATGTTAATTCGCTCTTATTAAGCActtaaaggaaaaataaataataataaaaaaaaagcctaaaCTAAAGAGAGCCAACATAAAAGCAGCACCAAAAATTtcccaaatttatttttaacctttatatttttatttttgctaatccgagaaggagaagcttcttccTCTGCGATCATCGAAGACAAATCCATTGTTAGAcatgacttcttcttctccgacgcTTCAAggttactaaaaaaaaaagtgtaattcaatcgcttttttttttttttttttttttgtgaattgtCACACTCTCCGNNNNNNNNNNNNNNNNNNNNNNNNNNNNNNNNNNNNNNNNNNNNNNNNNNNNNNNNNNNNNNNNNNNNNNNNNNNNNNNNNNNNNNNNNNNNNNNNNNNNNNNNNNNNNNNNNNNNNNNNNNNNNNNNNNNNNNNNNNNNNNNNNNNNNNNNNNNNNNNNNNNNNNNNNNNNNNNNNNNNNNNNNNNNNNNNNNNNNNNNNNNNNNNNNNNNNNNNNNNNNNNNNNNNNNNNNNNNNNNNNNNNNNNNNNNNNNNNNNNNNNNNNNNNNNNNNNNNNNNNNNNNNNNNNNNNNNNNNNNNNNNNNNNNNNNNNNNNNNNNNNNNNNNNNNNNNNNNNNNNNNNNNNNNNNNNNNNNNNNNNNNNNNNNNNNNNNNNNNNNNNNNNNNNNNNNNNNNNNNNNNNNNNNNNNNNNNNNNNNNTGTGAATTGTCACACTCTCCGGCGACATAAAAACTTGGTTTCCGGTGGTGAGCatccatctttttattttcgtttcttttttactttcaagCTTTGATTTCGTTGCTTTCTTTAATTCTGTTCTGTATTCGGAATTCGATGGAATTTACTGAAATTTTCAATTGGTTTTTATTGAGAATGCGAAAGTCTCTGTTTTTCAATTGTGGAAACTTGTGAAATTCTTTGGAATTTGAAGATGGGGTAGTGTAAATTGTTagtctttttgattttgtatacttagtgttatcttttcttcttcaaaggCCTAACCTTTGTTTGATGATAGATAGTTTTGGACTACACATTCTGGATTATATTTCTGATCTCTGTGATAGATTGGTTTCTTTACTTTTGGTCAAGTTATACATAGGACTCCAGCATCATTTGGTGGATTTACTTTGAAGAATGTATTTagtatttttcaatttatttgcTTTCTCCAATTTGGTGATTTCAGATTGTGTGTTTGAAGTTGGATTTGCGATGGGAACTGCAGTTGGAACTGTTGAGGACTGCAGAGAGATGTTTGAAGGCAGTGCTCAGACAAGTGTCACACCATCTTCTCCAACAAATCAGATTGGAAATCCTGTTGCCTACAAGCTTGTTCGGGTACGGCTATCAATAGTGTACTTTTTCTAAGACGTCCAAGTTATAACAAGCGAAATGATAATTCTAGGAGGGTTTTGCTTTTCCTGGAATTGAAGAATATATCTACTATGACTAGGTATTAGCCTTTCAAAATCTTATGTTTGGTGGTTTATGCAAATGATTAGGTTTCAGGAGATGGAAGACTTGTTCCTGCAACCGATGAAGAAATTTTGGAGGTTAATGAAACGGATATGCTTATTGCATCAGATGCTTGTCAGACTGTAGGCTACCTTGCAACCGATGAAGAAAATTTGGAGGTCAATGAGACAAATATACATATTGCATCAGATGCTTGTCAGACTGTAGGCTACCTTCCAACCGATGAAGAAAATTTGGAGGTCAATGAGACAGATATGCATATTGCATCAGATGCTTGTCAGACTGTAGGCTACCTTCCAGCTGAAGGGATACCTTCTCGGTTGTCCCATATTGAAAGTTCAGAAGGTTTGGCTCCCATAAATCTTTATATGTTGAACGTCTCTTGCTTAAAAGCCTAATTATGCTCGTGAAGGCATTGCATATACAAATGCACTACGCCTATAGTTATAGATAGTGGTTATCCTAGATGCAAATCAGGAGGAGAGCCAAAGTTAAGGGTTTCTTAATCAAACCATAAATCTGTATCAATCCATTTCACATTCATACCGATTTCTATTATCGATATATGCCCAAATATGCTTATCTCTCTGTGGTTTCTCCATCTGGTGTCCCATATTCTGTTATTGTTACAAATTGGTGACCTTATATCTTATTCTTTCAGCTATAAATTCAGGTTTATTGCAGTCTGATAATGTGCGACCATATACAGACCAGGTTAGTCCTATTTCACGAATGTTGAAAATAGAATTTGAATTTCTGACAAACTATCATTCCTAcatgtagatttttttaaatgttttaatgttAAAGTTTTCGTAAAAACTCTATCGCAGACCAGATGGCCTAACTCCTAAGATTTTATTCCTTCTTTGAGATTTTTGCAGTATTATGAGGAGATGTTGCAAAAGGTCGAACAAGAAGAGAGGCTAGGCAATGTACATGGATCTCAGGTGCCTTCTACTCCTCCAGATGCCAACATCCAGTTTTCTAATGAAGAAAAGTTTATTAAGGAGGATCAAGCCCACTATGAAGCTTTGCTGCAAGAACCCATTTCTTTTTCATCGAATGTTCAGAATGAATGCAATATGAATCAGTCTGATATGATTGAACCATACTCAAACGCAGCAGCTAGTCCCAAAGAAACTGCATTGTCTGAAGCTGCTCAAAAACCTGATTTTTCTAGAGTTAGAGGCGAGATCTGCTTGGATGATTTACCAATTAAAGCACTTCAAGAAACATTCAGGGCAACGTTTGGCCGTGAGACAACCGTTAAGGACAAGACATGGCTCAAAAGGAGGATTGCAATGGGACTTGTTAAATCTTGTGATGTACCAGCAACTAACCTGACAATAAAAGATAACAAGTTAATTGGAAAGCAAGAGAAGTCCAATGTTATAACTAATGTCGTTAGCAAGGATATGGGTGATGATGTAAGAGCTACTAAACCGAAAGATGCGCCATCGAGTACTGATCATGTGAATGCTACTGACCACTATTACGCTAGTGAGGATTATTCCAGTGAACAGAGGGATGCAAAGCGAGTGAGGAAGCCTACAAGAAGATACATTGAAGAACTATCGGAAACAGATGAAAAACAGCAAAATGACAAGCCAATGATTCCTTCAAAGGATCAGAGGTCATCCGAAAAACCTGAGGTCAGGTCTATCAGCGTCTCCTCAGGGAAGAGAGTTGCTGTCACCAGGACGGTATCCCTTGCTGGATCTGAAATGAAGGTTCCTTATGTTTCTCATGTCCAAAGAAGCCGTCCAAGAGAGAACATCATGGCTCTTATGGTATGTCCCTTTGTTGCATTACACAATCTCATGCTTTTCTTTGAACTTCCAATGATTTGGCCCTATCATATCTTGCTCTTTCCACGTGCCAAATTCTattttaagaagcatagatggaaaatataataaaatgagTGATCTACTTCTGTACCATTATTTTGCTTTGTTGTTAAATCggaatgttatatttttttctggtcaacaaGTCGGAATGTAATTAAGGATAATGCAACATTGTGTAGGATTATCATTCCAGTTGTTTGGAAGATAGAGCTAGTCCAGCAGAGAGTAACTTCAGTTTGACCCCATCTCAGTTAAACAATGAGGTTGTGAAGCGAGATTTGGTGGTAGAGTCTACTTCTCGACCAGTCCAAAGAGAAGTAagacttatcttttgttttggttctatCCATCGAAATATCTTGTAAATTTCCTCATCCTCANAAGGTTCCTTATGTTTCTCATGTCCAAAGAAGCCGTCCAAGAGAGAACATCATGGCTCTTATGGTATGTCCCTTTGTTGCATTACACAATCTCATGCTTTTCTTTGAACTTCCAATGATTTGGCCCTATCATATCTTGCTCTTTCCACGTGCCAAATTCTattttaagaagcatagatggaaaatataataaaatgagTGATCTACTTCTGTACCATTATTTTGCTTTGTTGTTAAATCggaatgttatatttttttctggtcaacaaGTCGGAATGTAATTAAGGATAATGCAACATTGTGTAGGATTATCATTCCAGTTGTTTGGAAGATAGAGCTAGTCCAGCAGAGAGTAACTTCAGTTTGACCCCATCTCAGTTAAACAATGAGGTTGTGAAGCGAGATTTGGTGGTAGAGTCTACTTCTCGACCAGTCCAAAGAGAAGTAagacttatcttttgttttggttctatCCATCGAAATATCTTGTAAATTTCCTCATCCTCATTTCCTAGTTTGCAGATATTAGAGATGGCCTCGGATGATATTTCATTTACCCCCTACCTGTTATTTAGATAAATTTGGCGTTCCAGATATGACACAGTTTCTCGTTGCATTCTTGGTTTGCAAATGCAGTTTGCTACAAGTGACAAGAACAACGAAGAGCATATTCTCAGTGTGGTTGATCAAGACATGGAGCCAGAGCACATAGACTCCTCTGGAAATAGCTCGGATGACATGGGCCTGCCAATCACGCAAGGTGGTGCACTTAGAAGGAAACACCATCGAGCTTGGACTCTGTCTGAGGTTACAAACCTAGTGGAGGGTGTATCAAAGTATGGAGCTGGAAAGTGGTCTGAGATCAAAAAGCATTCCTTTTCATCACATTCATATCGTACGTCTGTAGATCTCAAGGTAACCCAACTAATTATCCCTCTTTGCATGTCCTATCAATTTAAGCTTTGGATTAACCATCTTGTTGTTTTGTAGGACAAATGGCGAAATCTTCTGAAAGCAAGCTTTGCTCAGAGTCCTTCAAACAGCATGGTACCTCTCtctatgtctctctctctctctatccctTTAGCTTGTAACTGCAGTTTCCTTTGCCGAGAACCTGGATGTGCTTAGTTGTGAATATACTACTGTGTTTACAGGGAAGTCTCAAGAAACATGGGTCGATGCACATTCCTGTGCAGATTCTGTCACGGGTAAGGGAACTTGCGGAGAAGCAATCTCTGGTTCCCCGGTAAGCAAGATTGGTGGATACAGTAACAGAAGGGAAGGGAAACAAGATCCGACTTCTTTgtagttgagtttttttttcctttttttttgtaagatagCAAAGTAAGGAGACGAGACGATAACAGTTTCTGTAGACTTGTAACTTTTGAAGCAAGCTTTGTGGGTTATATATATGAGGAAAGTACTTTTAAGTAGTCTCTGAGTCTTCTTGAATTGGTATGAATGGTTTctctataatataaataatatccaTGGAAGATTGGAAGTGAAGTCATGATGATCAAATGCCAACTCTGCGTTTGACTCGGACTTGATTGGGCCTTTTTGTATTCGATCCATTATTTCTTGGAGATGGTTCTCGACCCAGACTTGTATGTATCTTTCTCGCTTTCTCTAGAACCATCTTTCGATCGCCATCCACTCATCAAAATTCCTCCCTTTTCATTCAAAAGCTTCGATCTTTTATGTTGTTTGTCACTAAAATTGCCAACACATAGCTCTGTTCTGTTACTGCCGAGAATCATATGTAAAGGCTAAGTTGTATAACTTCGTATTTGTAATCTGCATGTCGTAGTTTGATCGGTAGCCAAAGAGGTGAGCTTTCGTTTGCTGGATATGTTACTTCTTTTAGACTTGGTTGATtaaaagctttgttctttctaTTGGAAGTTCTTTAGATGACGCATCTCGTGTTGCCCCACTttaaagtttttgtctttttgagtTAATAATGTTTAATTGgtgattttatgattttattttaaattatctgTCTGATTATTGTTGGTTTTTTCCAATAATGCTGAAACAAGTGAAGATACCTCAATCCTTACATATCTCTAGCCATTTGTAGCAGtaaattctgaaaaaaaaatgggaatcgTCGAAAGGATTAAAGAGATTGAAGCCGAGATGGCTCGGACACAGAAGAATAAAGCTACAGGTTTCTCTTTACATAATAGAATGTGTAAAATAGAGATGAGATTCATCATTGATTTTTCTGCAAAGAAAgcagaagaaatgaaaatattgtCACATATGATGGACAGAGTATCATCTTGGTCAGCTCAAGGCAAAGATTGCAAAGCTCAGAACACAGCTGTTAGAGCCACCAAAAGTAAGGCAActttttatgaagaatttttCAACCACTACTGTCTGTGCGTATAACGTTTGGATCCTGTTACTAGGCTTGTCTCGGATGTCTATAGCTATAGAGTGTACAAACTTCTGCTCGTTATAGCTGGAGCAGAGTTCAGATTCTATATTCAGTCTTcatttctgattttggtttgtaaaaTATCTTCCAAATCTACTTAATAGGGTTCTAGTGGAGGTGGGGATGGTTTTGAAGTTACAAAGTATGGCCATGGACGTGTTGCACTTATAGGATTTCCAAGGTCTAATCTTAAACTCACATAGCcatgtttatgtgtttgtttcaaCTTTGGAGTCTCTCACTTAGGTAGCCAAATTTGGGTTTGTGGCTGTGATTTGCAGTGTTGGAAAGTCCACGCTTTTGACAATGTTAACGGGGACACATTCGGAAGCAGCCTCATATGAGTTTACAACGCTTACATGCATTCCTGGAGTCATTCACTATAATGACACCAAAATCCAGTTGCTTGATCTCCCTGGGATTATTGAAGGTGCTTCAGAAGGAAAAGGACGAGGGAGACAGGTTCAAATCCTTATCGGTTTTCCACCATATTAAGGAATGTTATGAAATAAACGTAAATTGAAACTGTTTGTTTCTCAGGTTATTGCTGTTGCAAAGTCTTCAGACCTTGTGTTGATGGTTCTCGATGCCTCAAAAGTAAGAGATATGGTTTGAATGAATATGCAAGTTATTTGATTGTTCTGTCTTTTTTTCGCTTTTGCCATTTTGTCTCActatttcttcttccaaaatcGTTGTAGAGTGAAGGTCACAGGCAAATAC from Camelina sativa cultivar DH55 chromosome 7, Cs, whole genome shotgun sequence includes the following:
- the LOC104701948 gene encoding uncharacterized protein LOC104701948 isoform X2 gives rise to the protein MTSSSPTLQDCVFEVGFAMGTAVGTVEDCREMFEGSAQTSVTPSSPTNQIGNPVAYKLVRVSGDGRLVPATDEEILEVNETDMLIASDACQTVGYLATDEENLEVNETNIHIASDACQTVGYLPTDEENLEVNETDMHIASDACQTVGYLPAEGIPSRLSHIESSEAINSGLLQSDNVRPYTDQYYEEMLQKVEQEERLGNVHGSQVPSTPPDANIQFSNEEKFIKEDQAHYEALLQEPISFSSNVQNECNMNQSDMIEPYSNAAASPKETALSEAAQKPDFSRVRGEICLDDLPIKALQETFRATFGRETTVKDKTWLKRRIAMGLVKSCDVPATNLTIKDNKLIGKQEKSNVITNVVSKDMGDDVRATKPKDAPSSTDHVNATDHYYASEDYSSEQRDAKRVRKPTRRYIEELSETDEKQQNDKPMIPSKDQRSSEKPEVRSISVSSGKRVAVTRTVSLAGSEMKVPYVSHVQRSRPRENIMALMDYHSSCLEDRASPAESNFSLTPSQLNNEVVKRDLVVESTSRPVQREFATSDKNNEEHILSVVDQDMEPEHIDSSGNSSDDMGLPITQGGALRRKHHRAWTLSEVTNLVEGVSKYGAGKWSEIKKHSFSSHSYRTSVDLKDKWRNLLKASFAQSPSNSMGSLKKHGSMHIPVQILSRVRELAEKQSLVPR
- the LOC104701948 gene encoding uncharacterized protein LOC104701948 isoform X1, with product MTSSSPTLQDCVFEVGFAMGTAVGTVEDCREMFEGSAQTSVTPSSPTNQIGNPVAYKLVRVSGDGRLVPATDEEILEVNETDMLIASDACQTVGYLATDEENLEVNETNIHIASDACQTVGYLPTDEENLEVNETDMHIASDACQTVGYLPAEGIPSRLSHIESSEAINSGLLQSDNVRPYTDQYYEEMLQKVEQEERLGNVHGSQVPSTPPDANIQFSNEEKFIKEDQAHYEALLQEPISFSSNVQNECNMNQSDMIEPYSNAAASPKETALSEAAQKPDFSRVRGEICLDDLPIKALQETFRATFGRETTVKDKTWLKRRIAMGLVKSCDVPATNLTIKDNKLIGKQEKSNVITNVVSKDMGDDVRATKPKDAPSSTDHVNATDHYYASEDYSSEQRDAKRVRKPTRRYIEELSETDEKQQNDKPMIPSKDQRSSEKPEVRSISVSSGKRVAVTRTVSLAGSEMKVPYVSHVQRSRPRENIMALMDYHSSCLEDRASPAESNFSLTPSQLNNEVVKRDLVVESTSRPVQREFATSDKNNEEHILSVVDQDMEPEHIDSSGNSSDDMGLPITQGGALRRKHHRAWTLSEVTNLVEGVSKYGAGKWSEIKKHSFSSHSYRTSVDLKDKWRNLLKASFAQSPSNSMGSLKKHGSMHIPVQILSRVRELAEKQSLVPR
- the LOC104701948 gene encoding uncharacterized protein LOC104701948 isoform X3; this encodes MTSSSPTLQDCVFEVGFAMGTAVGTVEDCREMFEGSAQTSVTPSSPTNQIGNPVAYKLVRVSGDGRLVPATDEEILEVNETDMLIASDACQTVGYLATDEENLEVNETNIHIASDACQTVGYLPTDEENLEVNETDMHIASDACQTVGYLPAEGIPSRLSHIESSEGLLQSDNVRPYTDQYYEEMLQKVEQEERLGNVHGSQVPSTPPDANIQFSNEEKFIKEDQAHYEALLQEPISFSSNVQNECNMNQSDMIEPYSNAAASPKETALSEAAQKPDFSRVRGEICLDDLPIKALQETFRATFGRETTVKDKTWLKRRIAMGLVKSCDVPATNLTIKDNKLIGKQEKSNVITNVVSKDMGDDVRATKPKDAPSSTDHVNATDHYYASEDYSSEQRDAKRVRKPTRRYIEELSETDEKQQNDKPMIPSKDQRSSEKPEVRSISVSSGKRVAVTRTVSLAGSEMKVPYVSHVQRSRPRENIMALMDYHSSCLEDRASPAESNFSLTPSQLNNEVVKRDLVVESTSRPVQREFATSDKNNEEHILSVVDQDMEPEHIDSSGNSSDDMGLPITQGGALRRKHHRAWTLSEVTNLVEGVSKYGAGKWSEIKKHSFSSHSYRTSVDLKDKWRNLLKASFAQSPSNSMGSLKKHGSMHIPVQILSRVRELAEKQSLVPR
- the LOC104701948 gene encoding uncharacterized protein LOC104701948 isoform X4; translation: MGTAVGTVEDCREMFEGSAQTSVTPSSPTNQIGNPVAYKLVRVSGDGRLVPATDEEILEVNETDMLIASDACQTVGYLATDEENLEVNETNIHIASDACQTVGYLPTDEENLEVNETDMHIASDACQTVGYLPAEGIPSRLSHIESSEAINSGLLQSDNVRPYTDQYYEEMLQKVEQEERLGNVHGSQVPSTPPDANIQFSNEEKFIKEDQAHYEALLQEPISFSSNVQNECNMNQSDMIEPYSNAAASPKETALSEAAQKPDFSRVRGEICLDDLPIKALQETFRATFGRETTVKDKTWLKRRIAMGLVKSCDVPATNLTIKDNKLIGKQEKSNVITNVVSKDMGDDVRATKPKDAPSSTDHVNATDHYYASEDYSSEQRDAKRVRKPTRRYIEELSETDEKQQNDKPMIPSKDQRSSEKPEVRSISVSSGKRVAVTRTVSLAGSEMKVPYVSHVQRSRPRENIMALMDYHSSCLEDRASPAESNFSLTPSQLNNEVVKRDLVVESTSRPVQREFATSDKNNEEHILSVVDQDMEPEHIDSSGNSSDDMGLPITQGGALRRKHHRAWTLSEVTNLVEGVSKYGAGKWSEIKKHSFSSHSYRTSVDLKDKWRNLLKASFAQSPSNSMGSLKKHGSMHIPVQILSRVRELAEKQSLVPR